A single genomic interval of Cryomorphaceae bacterium 1068 harbors:
- a CDS encoding glycosyltransferase family 2 protein: MFFIFAYSLVQLSLLLNYRKKSKEGIVKEWEGDWPAVLVQLPVFNERYVVERLIDATCQLDYPKDKLFIQLLDDSTDESFEIASTVVNARRGEGTNIEQVKRPERKGFKAGALQYGLDQTSAEFIAIFDADFVPEKDFLHKAIPQFVDENIGMVQSRWGHLNRDYSLLTRVQAFALDAHFTVEQSGRNIGNHFINFNGTAGIWRRKCILDAGGWSADTLTEDLDLSYRAQLKGWKFKFIENVVSPAELPAEMNALKNQQYRWNKGAAECAKKHVGNVFRSKSLSGATKIHAFFHLLNSSIFIWIVICAIASLPLILLKNEVVGYELLFASGGVLLFSFFVLAFFYYTAFVKLKTAPKRTFIWLYPAFLSLSMGMSLHNARAVILGYIGKKTPFVRTPKWNLVGQKGSFKQKKYIDRKIPFISWVEGLLGVYFLLALGVGIKLGEWGFIPLHLMLVFGFFAVFHYSVKHARQ; the protein is encoded by the coding sequence ATGTTTTTCATCTTTGCATACAGCCTGGTCCAGCTGTCACTTCTGTTGAATTACCGCAAGAAGAGCAAAGAGGGGATTGTCAAGGAATGGGAAGGGGACTGGCCTGCGGTGCTGGTGCAGTTACCGGTTTTTAACGAGAGATATGTCGTGGAGCGACTTATCGACGCTACATGTCAATTGGATTACCCTAAGGATAAATTATTCATTCAGCTTCTGGATGATAGTACGGACGAGTCGTTTGAAATCGCCTCGACCGTAGTGAATGCGAGAAGGGGAGAAGGGACTAACATAGAGCAGGTCAAGCGCCCTGAGCGAAAAGGGTTTAAAGCAGGGGCTTTGCAATATGGACTTGATCAAACGAGTGCAGAGTTTATCGCGATCTTCGATGCAGACTTCGTTCCTGAAAAAGACTTTCTGCACAAGGCAATTCCACAATTTGTTGATGAAAACATTGGGATGGTTCAGTCCCGTTGGGGGCATCTCAACAGAGATTACAGTCTTCTGACTCGTGTTCAGGCTTTTGCCCTAGATGCGCATTTTACGGTAGAGCAGTCCGGAAGAAATATTGGGAATCACTTCATCAACTTCAATGGGACGGCAGGTATTTGGCGTCGTAAGTGCATTTTGGATGCGGGTGGCTGGAGCGCCGATACACTCACGGAGGATCTGGACCTGAGTTACCGAGCACAGCTCAAGGGTTGGAAGTTTAAGTTTATCGAGAATGTAGTTTCTCCAGCGGAATTGCCCGCCGAGATGAATGCCTTAAAAAACCAGCAATACCGCTGGAATAAAGGAGCAGCTGAGTGCGCTAAGAAGCATGTTGGCAATGTTTTTCGATCAAAATCGCTATCAGGAGCCACAAAGATTCACGCCTTTTTCCATTTACTAAATTCTTCCATATTCATCTGGATTGTGATATGCGCGATTGCTTCATTGCCATTGATACTATTGAAAAATGAAGTGGTCGGTTATGAGCTGCTTTTTGCATCTGGTGGAGTATTGTTGTTCAGCTTTTTTGTGTTGGCCTTTTTCTACTATACCGCATTTGTGAAGCTCAAGACGGCTCCCAAAAGAACTTTCATCTGGCTTTATCCAGCCTTTCTCAGCCTTTCTATGGGTATGAGCTTGCACAATGCCAGAGCGGTTATTTTGGGCTATATCGGAAAGAAAACTCCATTTGTCCGCACCCCCAAATGGAATCTGGTTGGGCAGAAGGGAAGTTTTAAGCAGAAGAAGTATATCGACCGAAAGATTCCTTTCATCTCATGGGTTGAGGGTTTGTTGGGGGTCTATTTCCTTTTGGCCTTAGGGGTAGGGATCAAACTCGGTGAGTGGGGATTTATTCCGCTGCATCTCATGTTGGTTTTCGGCTTCTTTGCTGTTTTCCACTATTCCGTAAAACACGCTCGTCAGTAA
- a CDS encoding glycosyltransferase family 2 protein: MKKIIDVIIPAFNEEESIGLVLNDIPKGLVRQVVVANNNSTDHTSVKATEAGAVVVDQPEQGYGAACLRAIEHSLKTSPPPDVLVFLDADYSDHPEEMPLLLEPILSGKAELVIGSRSSGVREKGSMMPQQVFGNWLATFLMKIMYGSKFTDLGPFRAITRRAYEEIGMVDRNFGWTVEMQVKALKKKIAHTEIPVTYRRRKGVSKVSGTVKGSILAGYKIIYTIFKYA; encoded by the coding sequence TTGAAGAAAATAATAGATGTGATTATTCCTGCTTTTAATGAGGAGGAATCAATAGGTTTAGTCTTGAACGACATCCCTAAGGGTTTGGTCAGGCAAGTGGTGGTAGCCAATAATAACAGCACCGATCATACTTCGGTGAAAGCTACAGAGGCTGGAGCTGTGGTGGTGGACCAGCCCGAGCAAGGCTATGGGGCAGCTTGCCTCCGAGCAATAGAGCATTCGCTAAAAACCAGTCCTCCACCTGATGTCTTGGTTTTTCTGGATGCTGATTATTCAGATCATCCCGAGGAGATGCCACTTTTGCTTGAACCCATTTTAAGTGGAAAAGCTGAACTGGTGATTGGGAGCAGGTCCAGCGGTGTGCGGGAAAAAGGATCGATGATGCCTCAACAGGTCTTTGGAAATTGGTTGGCGACTTTTTTGATGAAAATCATGTACGGTTCTAAATTTACCGATTTGGGGCCGTTCAGGGCAATAACCCGTAGAGCGTATGAGGAGATCGGAATGGTGGATCGAAATTTTGGGTGGACCGTTGAAATGCAAGTGAAAGCCTTAAAAAAGAAGATCGCCCATACTGAAATTCCTGTTACTTATCGCAGGCGAAAAGGGGTGTCGAAAGTTTCCGGTACCGTGAAAGGAAGTATTTTAGCGGGCTATAAGATCATTTATACCATTTTTAAGTATGCCTGA
- a CDS encoding 4Fe-4S binding protein, with translation MRREKILKSIGMALFTLSAFLFIGLSFLVDINFNDSSLSCLIDSKNKELANSISTLDPAPPVLMVSSLSNAFDEYAQNVVNQNGINKSSVAKIEQKLESDPSKYNETFIEENFDDEFVQERLKENTGWMIGRSWESYADFEKNLKEKVTEVNRSVVNEYGISSDQATYLLPQIMQEGSPEWLKTGLMAWFIFGLGVLGGFLYALPLAYKHKGIHNDHVFHNKSQTRHYPAIIVFICLVVFYIVLYQLPAYLANQVVLLKPLAEKLAGTASDRWFLYGFLYTIAMTTMGFKMMLKYRGNQYQQVRTLSVLFFQIAFAFTLPQILTSFQLPAYDFKSAWPLEYTFFFDYRVDQYLSEGTLGIFLFGWGIALFAIGVPLFTYFFGKRWYCSWVCGCGGLAETVGDPYRHLSDKRLGAWKIERVLVHSVLVFAVFMTVWVAYTTFSGTSVLLGINSYDVRSVYGFSIGFVFAGAVGTGFYPVMGNRVWCRFGCPLAAYLGLVQRFKSRFRITTNGGQCISCGNCSTYCEMGIDVRWYAQRGQNIVRSSCVGCGVCSAVCPRGVLKLENKDEEGRINDNPILIGREGVSLNL, from the coding sequence ATGAGGAGAGAGAAGATTTTAAAGTCGATTGGGATGGCTCTCTTCACGTTGAGTGCATTTTTGTTTATTGGGTTGTCATTTTTGGTTGATATAAACTTTAATGACAGTAGTTTATCGTGTTTAATTGATTCAAAGAATAAAGAGCTTGCTAATAGTATTAGCACACTTGATCCCGCGCCTCCCGTGTTAATGGTTTCTTCCTTGAGTAATGCATTTGATGAGTATGCACAAAATGTTGTTAATCAGAATGGAATAAATAAATCAAGTGTCGCAAAAATTGAGCAAAAACTAGAGTCTGATCCCTCAAAATACAATGAGACCTTTATTGAAGAGAATTTCGATGACGAATTTGTTCAAGAGCGCTTAAAAGAGAATACAGGTTGGATGATCGGAAGGAGTTGGGAGAGCTATGCCGATTTTGAGAAAAACTTGAAAGAGAAAGTGACGGAAGTCAATCGATCTGTGGTGAATGAATATGGAATTAGTTCAGATCAGGCCACTTATCTATTGCCTCAGATTATGCAAGAAGGCTCTCCTGAATGGTTGAAGACAGGCCTGATGGCTTGGTTTATCTTCGGCCTCGGTGTTTTGGGTGGGTTCCTTTACGCACTTCCATTGGCATACAAACACAAGGGAATTCACAACGATCACGTTTTTCACAATAAGTCGCAAACACGTCACTACCCCGCAATCATTGTATTCATCTGCTTAGTAGTCTTTTACATCGTTCTTTATCAATTGCCCGCTTACCTCGCCAATCAGGTGGTGCTCCTAAAGCCTTTGGCAGAAAAGCTGGCAGGTACTGCGTCCGATCGCTGGTTCTTGTATGGTTTCCTCTATACAATCGCCATGACTACAATGGGCTTTAAGATGATGCTTAAGTATAGAGGTAATCAATATCAGCAAGTTAGGACGCTTTCGGTTCTCTTTTTTCAAATCGCTTTTGCCTTCACACTTCCGCAAATATTGACCAGTTTTCAGCTTCCTGCCTATGATTTTAAAAGCGCTTGGCCGTTGGAATACACCTTCTTTTTCGACTATCGAGTAGATCAATACCTTAGTGAAGGAACCCTGGGAATCTTCTTGTTTGGTTGGGGTATAGCGCTCTTTGCAATCGGAGTTCCGCTCTTCACTTATTTCTTTGGAAAGCGCTGGTATTGCTCTTGGGTCTGTGGTTGCGGCGGTTTGGCCGAGACTGTCGGAGATCCTTATCGCCATTTGAGTGATAAGCGCCTCGGGGCTTGGAAAATAGAAAGAGTCCTGGTTCATTCGGTTCTTGTTTTTGCAGTCTTTATGACGGTTTGGGTGGCCTACACCACCTTTTCAGGAACATCGGTGCTTCTGGGAATTAACTCCTATGATGTGCGAAGCGTTTATGGTTTTTCGATAGGTTTTGTTTTTGCGGGTGCTGTTGGTACGGGTTTCTATCCCGTAATGGGGAATAGAGTGTGGTGTCGATTTGGTTGCCCTCTTGCAGCTTATCTGGGCCTGGTCCAAAGATTTAAGTCTCGCTTCAGGATCACGACCAACGGAGGGCAATGCATCTCGTGCGGAAACTGTAGCACCTATTGTGAGATGGGGATTGATGTCCGCTGGTACGCTCAGCGTGGTCAGAATATCGTGCGATCCAGTTGTGTAGGATGTGGTGTCTGCAGCGCTGTTTGTCCTCGTGGAGTTTTGAAGCTGGAGAACAAAGATGAAGAGGGTCGAATCAATGATAACCCCATTTTAATTGGCCGTGAAGGCGTATCATTGAATCTTTAA
- a CDS encoding FAD/NAD(P)-binding oxidoreductase: protein MSTNRKVVIIGNGISGISTARHLRKNDSEVEITVISAESKHFFSRTALMYVYMGHMKFNNIKPYEDWFWEKNRIDLVFDFVNEVDASQRLLTMKSGATISYDELVIATGSRPRFFGWPGQDLDGVQGLVSLQDLENLEKRTPPPLEGNKRGMKAVIAGGGLIGVEMAEMLLTRNISVTMLVREKVFWGGILTKNEGERISKHLLDHGVDLHHGAEIDTINGPSGKVESVTTKSGDELKCELVGITTGVTPNIEFLSNTGIEIDRAILVNENLETSLDSIYAVGDCAQIRNPRSGRRGLEPVWYVGRMMGEVLGQRLAGKNTSYHPGPWFNSAKFFDIEYQVYGNPKPKPDDNQAHFFWEGGHNKFITVAYHPVTKQFQGINSFGIRLRHEYFDKVLREGRGVGEVIAHIDKANFDPEFYKKWPKVFKAAFEIEAGIALPKSLLKKLMS from the coding sequence ATGTCAACCAACCGTAAAGTGGTCATCATCGGAAATGGCATATCGGGAATCTCTACGGCCCGACATCTCCGAAAGAATGACTCAGAAGTGGAAATCACTGTGATTTCTGCTGAATCGAAGCACTTTTTCTCGAGAACGGCTTTAATGTATGTCTACATGGGGCATATGAAGTTTAACAACATCAAGCCTTATGAAGACTGGTTTTGGGAAAAGAACCGCATCGACTTGGTCTTTGATTTTGTCAATGAAGTTGATGCAAGTCAAAGGCTTCTCACAATGAAGTCGGGAGCGACCATTTCATATGATGAGCTCGTAATTGCCACTGGTTCGAGGCCGCGATTTTTTGGCTGGCCAGGGCAGGACTTAGATGGAGTGCAGGGACTAGTTAGTCTCCAAGACTTAGAAAATCTGGAGAAACGAACACCGCCACCTCTCGAAGGAAATAAGAGAGGAATGAAAGCGGTGATAGCCGGTGGAGGTCTGATCGGGGTGGAGATGGCAGAAATGCTCCTCACTAGAAATATTTCTGTTACCATGTTGGTAAGAGAAAAGGTTTTCTGGGGTGGAATTCTTACCAAGAATGAAGGAGAACGAATCAGTAAGCACCTTTTAGACCACGGAGTGGATTTGCATCATGGCGCTGAGATTGATACGATCAATGGTCCGAGTGGAAAGGTTGAATCTGTTACTACGAAGTCAGGAGATGAGCTAAAATGTGAGTTGGTCGGTATTACGACTGGTGTGACCCCGAATATTGAATTCCTGAGTAATACGGGTATAGAAATCGATCGAGCTATTTTGGTCAATGAAAACCTTGAAACCAGCTTAGACTCTATATACGCTGTGGGTGATTGTGCTCAGATTCGCAACCCACGTTCTGGTCGCCGTGGCTTGGAGCCGGTGTGGTATGTAGGCCGTATGATGGGCGAGGTACTCGGGCAGCGGCTGGCAGGGAAGAACACTTCTTACCATCCCGGACCATGGTTCAACTCGGCCAAGTTCTTCGATATCGAGTACCAAGTATATGGTAACCCTAAGCCTAAGCCCGATGATAATCAGGCCCACTTCTTTTGGGAAGGCGGTCACAACAAGTTTATTACAGTGGCTTACCATCCCGTAACAAAGCAGTTTCAAGGAATCAACTCATTTGGTATTCGGCTCCGCCACGAGTACTTCGATAAAGTTCTCAGAGAAGGCCGCGGAGTAGGAGAGGTGATTGCGCATATCGATAAGGCCAATTTTGATCCTGAGTTCTATAAGAAGTGGCCAAAGGTTTTTAAGGCGGCTTTCGAAATAGAAGCGGGTATAGCGCTGCCCAAATCACTACTTAAAAAATTGATGTCATGA
- a CDS encoding S8 family peptidase, which yields MMKTLRAAILTFALLTVHIGINAQHAFLDQPLIEVLDEVGSNQLISIAIMLEDEVDLLTLKEDFNKKKLPAKDRAPLVEQALKEKAAATQPIILSFIHNSGLEFADVKTFWVSNSIALKAEPELVEALSNRDDIAYMYLNRNAFGYIPKEIKGEGDEKSVGGIEPGLEAIGAPEMWALGYTGHGRIAMTYDTGVWDDHPSHQKRFLANRMPLLSTWYGYDSPLPVDKSSSHGTHVTGTMLGLDTATSDTIGMAPRAYYIATDPVVSNLADVKPLTDFMFGYEWSIDPDGDPETTNDIPDVINNSWGFGPDLDEAPCPEFVVPVFTAVEAAGIANVFSAGNEGPGDMTMSVPHNTNIGLVNSFTVGATSSGGSFPIASFSSRGPSFCGGEGSLLIKPEVSAPGVNVRSSIENGEYDFFSGTSMAAPHVSGAVLLLREAFPDLTGEEILLAIYNSAIDLGEEGEDNTYGMGFVNVKAAYDLLSESHTPTPPAVLSTDIELVRIVSPSDDIICSDASAGVTPVIEVRNNGNETINGFDLFVSVIGETAEVPFATETSLEPGEIVEIELPEITYEGVGFKELHVRIVPIEGEYDVLNNHGIHRFTEIPKYDWEVEGAFADDFSNGIDSEVWTIYNPDASITWDTLRVLQIDGTEGLAAHMNHPEYLTVLSQDDHLITPLIENRPETTNSMAFDYYYRKRSSQSFTMDTLVVFINRTCGDEYMSEELLRLGGTELWTNDDSEQDALPDSADEWRTVNLDMGLENTDPFFFSFVTLNRRGNNLLIDNVRMGVNLSTSNAAPSLEARIYPNPTNAGFRLEWNETERADVRIYDLSGRVISFKQNLESGALIENLNLSKGAYIVEVSVSENRSSQKLIVN from the coding sequence ATGATGAAGACTTTACGTGCTGCCATTCTCACATTCGCCCTGCTTACTGTCCATATCGGCATAAATGCTCAACACGCCTTTCTCGACCAGCCGCTGATTGAGGTACTGGATGAAGTTGGATCGAATCAATTGATCTCCATCGCCATCATGCTGGAAGATGAAGTCGACCTCTTGACATTAAAGGAAGATTTCAATAAGAAGAAGCTGCCCGCAAAAGACAGAGCACCACTGGTAGAGCAAGCACTCAAAGAAAAAGCAGCAGCCACACAACCCATCATCCTGAGTTTCATACATAACTCCGGATTGGAATTCGCTGATGTCAAAACCTTCTGGGTTTCAAACTCCATTGCCTTAAAAGCAGAGCCGGAGTTGGTTGAAGCTTTATCTAACAGAGATGATATCGCTTACATGTATTTGAATAGAAATGCCTTTGGGTACATTCCTAAAGAGATAAAAGGTGAAGGAGACGAAAAGAGTGTCGGAGGAATTGAGCCCGGATTAGAAGCTATCGGCGCACCAGAGATGTGGGCTTTGGGGTATACCGGTCACGGCCGAATAGCAATGACATACGATACAGGAGTTTGGGATGATCACCCGAGCCATCAAAAAAGATTTCTTGCCAATAGAATGCCATTGCTGAGCACTTGGTATGGCTACGACAGCCCATTGCCGGTTGATAAATCCAGCAGTCATGGTACCCACGTTACAGGCACAATGCTTGGACTCGATACGGCTACCAGCGACACCATTGGCATGGCTCCACGTGCTTACTACATCGCAACCGATCCTGTAGTGTCCAACTTAGCGGACGTTAAACCGCTAACCGATTTCATGTTTGGCTACGAATGGTCAATAGACCCTGATGGCGATCCTGAAACAACCAACGACATTCCTGATGTGATCAATAACTCCTGGGGCTTTGGTCCAGACTTAGATGAAGCTCCGTGTCCTGAATTTGTCGTGCCCGTGTTCACGGCGGTGGAAGCAGCAGGTATTGCCAATGTTTTCTCAGCAGGAAATGAAGGACCGGGCGATATGACAATGAGTGTCCCTCACAATACAAATATCGGTTTGGTGAATTCTTTTACCGTAGGTGCCACGTCATCGGGAGGAAGCTTTCCGATTGCCAGCTTTTCCAGCCGCGGACCGAGTTTTTGCGGAGGAGAAGGAAGTCTTTTGATAAAACCTGAAGTATCTGCGCCAGGGGTAAACGTGCGTTCTTCCATCGAAAACGGAGAGTATGACTTCTTTAGCGGAACTTCGATGGCTGCTCCACATGTGAGTGGTGCCGTGCTGCTTTTACGTGAAGCTTTCCCTGATTTGACCGGTGAGGAGATTCTCTTGGCGATTTACAATAGCGCTATCGATCTTGGTGAAGAAGGAGAAGACAATACTTACGGTATGGGCTTCGTCAATGTAAAGGCTGCTTATGATCTTTTATCGGAAAGTCACACTCCCACTCCACCTGCTGTTTTGAGCACTGATATTGAACTGGTCAGAATAGTAAGCCCATCTGATGACATCATTTGCTCAGATGCAAGCGCAGGTGTAACTCCTGTAATAGAAGTGCGCAACAACGGCAACGAAACCATAAATGGCTTTGATCTATTCGTTTCCGTCATTGGTGAGACTGCTGAAGTGCCTTTTGCCACAGAAACTTCGCTTGAGCCTGGTGAGATAGTAGAAATAGAACTACCCGAAATTACTTACGAAGGCGTTGGGTTTAAAGAGCTGCATGTGCGAATTGTACCGATTGAGGGAGAATACGATGTACTCAACAACCACGGGATCCACCGTTTTACAGAAATACCTAAATACGACTGGGAAGTAGAAGGAGCCTTTGCGGATGACTTTAGCAACGGTATTGATTCGGAAGTTTGGACGATATACAATCCCGATGCATCCATTACTTGGGACACACTACGCGTCCTCCAAATAGATGGAACAGAAGGACTGGCTGCACATATGAACCATCCTGAATACCTGACCGTCTTGAGTCAAGACGACCACCTCATCACCCCATTGATCGAAAATCGACCTGAAACGACCAATTCTATGGCCTTTGATTACTACTACAGAAAACGAAGTAGCCAATCCTTTACAATGGATACACTTGTGGTCTTCATTAACCGTACTTGCGGCGACGAGTACATGAGCGAAGAATTGCTTCGATTGGGTGGTACTGAACTCTGGACAAATGATGATTCAGAGCAAGATGCATTACCTGATTCGGCTGATGAATGGCGAACGGTTAACCTGGATATGGGTCTGGAGAATACTGATCCATTCTTCTTCAGCTTCGTTACACTAAACCGCAGAGGAAATAACCTCCTGATAGACAATGTCAGAATGGGTGTAAACTTGAGCACTTCCAATGCAGCACCAAGTCTAGAAGCTCGAATCTACCCTAATCCGACAAACGCAGGGTTCAGGCTGGAATGGAATGAAACAGAAAGGGCCGATGTACGAATCTACGATCTATCAGGAAGGGTGATTAGTTTTAAACAAAACCTGGAAAGCGGTGCGCTGATCGAGAACCTCAATCTGAGCAAGGGCGCTTACATCGTTGAGGTTTCCGTTAGTGAAAACAGATCGTCACAGAAGCTCATCGTAAACTAA
- a CDS encoding T9SS type A sorting domain-containing protein translates to MRSFYSIILFFSLSAGLVAQPIIDQSNFISVGDVFEYTQILDLTPDQIDVLPEGGEDLTWDFSTLPPVGIELTDSYYPLDSTPELFGLFFGNPFLAGQNLSTFALELAVLVFELPLPLEVEEAYQFYRSDAEGYFITGNAAEVEGLPLISAYDTLDRVFSFPLSFGDMDTNSFYFFTDVPSIGAVGQSGLRSTNADAWGELILPGSSYNCLRVRTELDVTDTIYIAFTETGTQIERPQQINYTWISPEVGGIVAEAIVLQDALVSFRYLTNETALSSTEITDADFKIYPNPGSTTMEISVPSGFEGHFRILDLTGREVKGGRLASSNSVDIATLPEGIYLVSVYNAKTVLTKRLVVSR, encoded by the coding sequence ATGAGATCATTCTACTCAATTATTCTTTTCTTCTCTTTATCAGCTGGTCTTGTAGCCCAACCGATAATAGATCAGAGCAATTTCATCTCCGTTGGAGATGTTTTTGAATACACACAGATTCTGGATTTAACTCCCGATCAGATCGATGTCTTGCCTGAGGGAGGAGAAGATCTCACTTGGGACTTTAGTACCCTTCCACCTGTTGGTATTGAACTCACAGATTCTTATTACCCATTAGATTCAACGCCTGAACTGTTTGGGCTCTTCTTTGGTAATCCGTTTTTGGCTGGTCAGAATCTCTCGACATTTGCCTTAGAATTGGCAGTTCTTGTTTTTGAGCTGCCATTACCTTTGGAGGTGGAAGAGGCTTATCAATTCTATCGTTCTGACGCCGAAGGCTACTTTATAACGGGTAATGCAGCCGAAGTAGAGGGGCTGCCGCTTATTTCGGCTTATGATACCCTCGATAGAGTGTTCAGCTTTCCTTTGTCGTTTGGAGATATGGACACCAACTCGTTCTATTTCTTCACTGATGTTCCGAGTATTGGTGCAGTAGGTCAGTCGGGTTTGCGCTCAACCAATGCAGATGCCTGGGGTGAGTTGATTCTTCCGGGATCTTCATATAACTGTTTGCGAGTCAGAACGGAGCTTGATGTTACTGACACCATCTATATTGCGTTTACGGAAACAGGGACACAAATCGAAAGACCACAGCAGATCAATTACACTTGGATCTCCCCTGAAGTAGGTGGGATAGTGGCGGAGGCTATCGTTCTTCAAGACGCCCTTGTTTCTTTTCGCTATTTGACCAATGAGACTGCTCTCAGCTCAACGGAGATCACCGACGCTGATTTCAAGATATACCCTAATCCGGGTTCGACGACAATGGAAATTTCGGTTCCATCTGGATTTGAAGGTCATTTCAGAATTTTGGATCTTACGGGCAGAGAGGTAAAGGGAGGTCGATTGGCCTCATCCAATTCTGTAGATATAGCGACTCTTCCAGAAGGGATTTACCTCGTAAGCGTATATAATGCCAAAACCGTTTTAACCAAGCGCTTGGTCGTGAGTCGTTAG
- a CDS encoding carboxypeptidase-like regulatory domain-containing protein, with translation MHKSHLILVFLILSILTGTTSLFAQGGDDDLIQFSGVVITGDSLSPVPFTNVLIENTDKGTMTDYYGYFSFVAQKGDSILFSSIGYERRRFIIPDTLTINRYSLIQILDKDTITLRETVIYPWPTREQFKQAFLAMEIPETDFDRAQRNLYQADMIARMDAAMPSGGETFKYSMQQYQQQIYYAGQAPPINVLNPVAWAQFVKAWKRGDFSSDRKRGGQ, from the coding sequence ATGCATAAAAGTCATCTGATTCTAGTCTTTTTGATTCTATCAATCCTCACGGGCACCACTTCTCTGTTTGCCCAAGGTGGAGATGACGACCTAATTCAGTTTTCGGGAGTTGTCATCACTGGAGACAGCTTGAGCCCTGTACCATTTACCAATGTCCTTATTGAAAATACGGACAAGGGAACCATGACTGATTATTACGGGTACTTTTCTTTCGTTGCACAAAAAGGAGATTCGATTCTATTCTCATCCATCGGTTACGAACGACGTCGGTTTATTATTCCCGACACCTTAACTATCAACAGGTATTCATTGATCCAAATCCTCGACAAAGATACGATTACACTGAGGGAGACAGTGATTTATCCATGGCCAACCAGAGAGCAGTTCAAACAAGCCTTTCTGGCTATGGAAATTCCAGAAACCGATTTTGACCGTGCTCAACGCAATCTTTATCAAGCCGATATGATAGCTCGAATGGATGCTGCCATGCCTAGCGGTGGCGAGACATTTAAGTACAGTATGCAGCAGTATCAGCAGCAAATCTACTACGCAGGTCAAGCGCCGCCCATTAACGTTTTGAATCCCGTTGCTTGGGCACAATTTGTCAAAGCATGGAAACGCGGCGACTTTAGTTCAGACAGAAAACGCGGAGGGCAATAA